The following are from one region of the Stanieria cyanosphaera PCC 7437 genome:
- a CDS encoding sensor histidine kinase: MRLGQSSFRRILLSRLLLLSVPVLLMGVYVTYRKARSAFLETARQNLTESAIRKGEIIKQSIDALKTNLASASDTDILKSNFSTNHQDFITQLGEILPTNILCVQLTDLQTNKITATTCSERMKVAPNSWSPQKKQLLTTSDQINIKLLLPSTSLWREAQSVTEDPPQSQLKLWLTAPVYNRQGNLRYALSVKAAILNQERVEPGSLDGYPVVIDQNGVILAHPFIQRVGRNIQQMPDAHRLQSLLRNAIAGKPDFLHLFYLEKDGVELVAGYSSIPSPITHDLEQKWIILAVTPLDAALLPLKDIRQVLFIMTFCLILASSLATLYVSRELARPLEQLRDYALNKEHLHSRDRLPENFQIREFNQLSLALNEMVARLKTWGEEIVSAWKEAQNANQLKSEFLATTSHELRTPLNGIINCIRLVKEGYCDSQEEEIDFLQQADDAAIHLLGIINDVLDISKIEAGKLSVTLEKVDLAKIINEVIDLQTVPIQKKGLKFKTPKWQEEIFVNADPAKLKQILINIVGNAVKFTDYGSIVIDVKIKANSSHLFSQAAHEKLLQSNFENHELFLSELYNPVGSIPEKSLNLNIENNNETELVEEKVFQEKSYLPSQVRQLIEPKIDSFFETPELDHNHYSPPTVEITIQDTGIGIDPNQQEKLFRPFVMVDGSTTRKFGGTGLGLAISRNLIELMGGTISLYSAGEGQGTIVTISIPLAGNSNLEPDSK; encoded by the coding sequence ATGAGACTCGGTCAATCTTCTTTTCGTCGAATTTTACTCTCAAGGCTCTTGCTGTTGAGTGTACCCGTGTTATTGATGGGAGTATACGTTACCTATCGAAAAGCTCGTTCGGCTTTTTTGGAAACTGCCCGTCAAAATTTAACTGAAAGCGCCATTAGAAAAGGAGAGATAATTAAACAATCAATTGATGCTTTAAAAACTAATCTAGCTAGTGCTAGTGATACCGATATTCTCAAATCCAATTTTTCTACCAATCATCAAGATTTTATTACTCAACTAGGCGAAATTTTACCAACTAACATTTTATGCGTTCAACTAACAGATTTACAGACTAATAAAATTACTGCTACTACTTGTTCGGAAAGGATGAAAGTAGCTCCTAATTCTTGGTCACCACAAAAAAAACAACTTTTAACCACTTCCGATCAAATTAATATTAAACTTTTACTACCTTCAACTTCTTTATGGAGAGAAGCACAAAGCGTTACTGAAGATCCACCTCAAAGTCAACTCAAACTTTGGTTAACTGCGCCAGTTTATAATCGTCAGGGTAATTTGCGTTATGCCTTAAGTGTTAAAGCAGCTATCCTCAATCAAGAACGAGTCGAACCTGGTTCTCTTGATGGTTATCCTGTAGTGATCGATCAAAATGGTGTTATTTTGGCACATCCTTTTATTCAACGAGTAGGGCGGAATATTCAACAAATGCCTGATGCTCATCGCCTCCAAAGTTTATTAAGAAATGCGATCGCAGGTAAGCCAGATTTTCTTCATTTGTTTTATTTAGAAAAAGACGGTGTGGAGTTAGTTGCAGGTTATAGTTCTATTCCTAGTCCGATTACTCACGATCTTGAACAAAAATGGATTATTTTAGCGGTTACTCCTTTAGACGCTGCTTTATTACCGCTTAAAGATATTCGTCAAGTTTTATTTATTATGACTTTTTGTCTAATTTTAGCTAGTTCTTTGGCTACTCTTTATGTATCTAGAGAATTAGCTCGTCCGTTAGAACAATTGCGAGATTATGCTTTGAATAAAGAACATTTACATTCTCGCGATCGCCTTCCTGAAAACTTTCAAATTAGAGAATTTAATCAATTATCTTTAGCTCTCAATGAAATGGTAGCGCGATTAAAAACTTGGGGAGAAGAAATAGTTTCTGCTTGGAAAGAAGCCCAAAATGCTAATCAATTAAAAAGTGAATTTTTAGCTACGACCTCTCACGAATTAAGAACACCTCTCAATGGAATTATTAACTGTATTCGTTTGGTTAAAGAGGGTTATTGTGATAGCCAAGAAGAAGAAATTGATTTTTTACAACAAGCTGATGATGCTGCTATACATTTATTAGGAATTATTAATGATGTTTTAGATATTTCTAAAATTGAAGCAGGTAAATTATCAGTAACTTTAGAAAAAGTAGATTTGGCAAAAATTATTAATGAAGTAATAGATCTGCAAACAGTTCCGATTCAAAAAAAAGGATTGAAGTTTAAAACTCCAAAATGGCAAGAAGAAATTTTTGTCAATGCAGACCCTGCAAAACTAAAACAAATTTTGATTAATATTGTTGGTAATGCCGTAAAATTTACTGATTATGGTAGCATTGTTATTGATGTTAAAATCAAGGCAAACTCTTCACATCTTTTTTCTCAAGCGGCCCATGAAAAATTACTTCAAAGTAATTTTGAAAATCATGAATTATTTTTATCAGAATTATATAATCCAGTTGGGTCAATTCCAGAAAAAAGCCTTAATTTAAACATAGAAAATAATAATGAAACTGAATTAGTTGAAGAAAAAGTATTTCAGGAAAAAAGTTATTTACCTAGTCAAGTTCGACAGTTGATCGAGCCTAAAATTGACAGTTTTTTCGAGACACCAGAATTAGACCACAATCATTATTCTCCTCCTACAGTAGAGATTACGATTCAAGACACAGGCATTGGAATAGATCCTAATCAACAAGAAAAACTATTTCGTCCGTTTGTGATGGTAGATGGTTCTACAACTCGTAAATTTGGTGGTACAGGATTAGGTTTAGCAATTTCTCGTAATCTGATCGAATTGATGGGAG
- a CDS encoding RibD family protein produces MIRFNFNVNYNYRPETTVILAMSADGKISDYQRSPARFGSPQDKVHLEEQVALVDAVLFGAGTLRAYGTTLPVTNPQLLQQRQQQHLRDQPIQIVVSASGNFSSQLRFFSQPIPRWLITTAEAAKLWQQRQQFEQILVTDLIQLNPWQTIFKQLKKLGINRLAILGGGELVASLLKENLIDQLWLTVCPVIFGGKDAPTPVEGKGFLAAQATNLELISVKQIEQEVFLHYRVKRSPVD; encoded by the coding sequence ATGATTAGATTTAATTTTAATGTGAATTACAATTATAGACCTGAAACCACTGTTATTTTGGCCATGAGCGCTGATGGCAAAATTTCTGATTATCAGCGATCGCCTGCTCGGTTTGGTTCACCACAAGATAAAGTTCATCTAGAAGAACAAGTTGCTTTAGTTGATGCAGTATTATTTGGTGCAGGAACTTTACGCGCTTACGGTACAACTTTACCCGTCACTAATCCTCAATTATTACAACAAAGACAACAACAACATCTTCGGGATCAACCGATCCAAATCGTTGTTTCTGCTTCGGGAAACTTTAGTTCCCAACTGCGTTTTTTTTCTCAACCTATACCTCGTTGGTTGATTACTACTGCTGAAGCAGCAAAATTATGGCAGCAACGGCAACAATTTGAACAGATTTTGGTTACCGATTTGATTCAACTCAATCCGTGGCAAACTATCTTCAAACAATTAAAAAAATTAGGAATCAACCGATTAGCTATTCTAGGTGGAGGAGAATTAGTTGCTTCTTTATTAAAAGAAAATTTAATCGATCAATTGTGGTTGACTGTTTGTCCAGTTATTTTTGGTGGTAAAGACGCACCTACTCCAGTCGAAGGAAAAGGATTTTTAGCTGCACAAGCAACTAACCTAGAATTAATCAGTGTTAAACAAATCGAACAAGAAGTTTTTTTACATTATCGAGTCAAGCGATCGCCTGTAGATTAA
- a CDS encoding CBS domain-containing protein — protein MTKTVADVMTSSPIVITPQTALKEAIKILAEHKISGLPVVDEAGKLVGVLSETDLMWQETGVDPPPYIMLLDSVIYLQNPARYEKEIHKALGQTVAEVMSDRPITIKPHQSVKEAAHLMHEKRIRRLPVIDEHNHIVGIITQGDIIRMMATES, from the coding sequence ATGACCAAAACTGTTGCCGATGTCATGACCTCAAGTCCGATTGTGATAACGCCTCAAACTGCGTTAAAAGAAGCAATCAAAATTCTAGCAGAACACAAAATTAGCGGATTACCAGTAGTCGATGAAGCAGGAAAACTAGTCGGAGTACTCTCTGAAACCGATTTAATGTGGCAAGAAACAGGAGTCGATCCACCACCGTATATTATGCTGCTTGATAGTGTAATTTATTTACAAAATCCTGCTCGTTATGAAAAAGAAATTCATAAAGCTTTAGGACAAACCGTCGCTGAAGTTATGAGCGATCGCCCTATCACAATTAAACCCCATCAATCAGTCAAAGAAGCAGCCCATCTCATGCACGAAAAAAGAATTCGTCGTCTGCCTGTGATTGATGAACACAACCATATCGTAGGTATTATTACTCAAGGCGACATTATTCGGATGATGGCAACTGAATCTTAA
- the nblB gene encoding phycobilisome degradation protein NblB has protein sequence MSITPESVGELLNSEDFGDRIRGINLLRQIEPEIAFELVKPIVKDQNTRVRYAAISQLDTVGIHNPTGALEILRDRLFNDPEADVQAAAADAIAGLKLTEAYDDLALLYHQTSDWLIQFSIVAALGELGEPRGFELLQEALTSDNNLLQTAAIGALGELGNPRAVPLLIPFVNHEDWQIRYRLAQALGRLGGEEAQQAIAQLSQDSVEQVAHEARINLNQ, from the coding sequence ATGAGCATTACACCAGAATCTGTAGGGGAGTTACTCAATTCTGAGGATTTCGGCGATCGCATTCGGGGGATTAATTTATTAAGGCAAATTGAACCAGAGATAGCTTTTGAATTGGTTAAACCAATCGTCAAAGATCAAAATACTCGGGTTCGTTATGCAGCCATTAGTCAATTAGATACAGTCGGGATTCATAATCCTACTGGTGCTTTGGAAATTTTACGCGATCGCTTATTTAATGACCCTGAAGCGGATGTTCAAGCTGCTGCTGCCGATGCTATTGCTGGTTTAAAACTCACAGAAGCTTATGACGATTTAGCCTTACTTTATCACCAAACTTCAGACTGGCTAATTCAGTTTAGTATTGTAGCTGCTTTGGGTGAATTAGGTGAACCTCGTGGTTTTGAGTTATTACAAGAAGCTCTCACCTCCGATAATAATTTATTACAAACTGCTGCTATTGGTGCTTTGGGAGAATTAGGCAATCCTCGTGCTGTGCCATTGTTAATTCCTTTTGTTAATCATGAAGATTGGCAAATTCGTTATCGTTTAGCACAAGCTTTGGGTAGATTAGGAGGTGAAGAAGCTCAACAAGCGATCGCACAATTAAGTCAAGATTCAGTTGAACAAGTTGCTCACGAAGCCAGAATTAATTTAAATCAATAA
- the ilvA gene encoding threonine ammonia-lyase, biosynthetic, translated as MNSDYLEKILTARVYDVAQESPLEYAPNLSARLQNKLLLKREDMQSVFSFKLRGAYNKMAQLSPDILAQGVIAASAGNHAQGVALAASKLGTTAIIVMPVTTPQVKVDAVAARGGQVVLHGDTYDDACAYARQLEAEKNLTFIHPFDDPDVIAGQGTIGMEILRQYQQPIDAILVAIGGGGLISGIAAYIKRLRPEIKIIGVEPVDADAMYQSLKAGQRVRLSQVGLFADGVAVREVGAETFRLCQKYVDEIILVNTDDTCAAIKDVFEDTRSILEPAGALAIAGAKAYVEREGIVDKTLVAVACGANMNFDRLRFVAERAELGERREAIFAVTIPEERGSFRRFCQCLGQHNLTEFNYRIADAKQAHFFVGIQIQNRADADLIKATLEKSDFSTIDLTDDELTKLHLRHMVGGRSPLAKHELLYQFEFPERPGALIRFLNSMNPNWNISLFHYRNNGADYGKIAMGIQVPPEEMLEWQAFLETIGYRYWDESQNPVYKLFLGQ; from the coding sequence ATGAACTCCGACTACTTGGAGAAAATTTTAACTGCTCGCGTTTATGATGTCGCTCAGGAATCTCCACTAGAATATGCACCCAATCTTTCCGCAAGATTGCAAAACAAACTTCTACTTAAAAGGGAAGATATGCAATCGGTGTTTTCCTTCAAACTGCGGGGAGCTTACAATAAAATGGCGCAATTATCTCCAGATATTTTGGCACAGGGAGTAATTGCAGCTTCGGCAGGAAATCATGCTCAAGGAGTAGCTTTAGCTGCTAGTAAGCTGGGAACTACGGCAATTATTGTCATGCCTGTAACTACACCTCAAGTAAAAGTCGATGCAGTAGCAGCTAGAGGCGGACAAGTAGTTTTACATGGGGATACTTATGATGATGCTTGTGCCTACGCTCGTCAATTAGAAGCAGAAAAAAACTTAACTTTTATTCATCCCTTTGACGATCCTGATGTAATTGCGGGACAGGGAACAATTGGCATGGAGATTTTACGACAATATCAACAGCCAATTGATGCAATTTTGGTAGCGATTGGAGGCGGTGGTTTAATTTCGGGAATTGCAGCTTATATTAAAAGATTACGCCCCGAAATCAAGATTATTGGTGTCGAACCAGTTGATGCTGATGCAATGTATCAATCTTTAAAAGCAGGTCAAAGAGTACGTTTGTCACAAGTAGGATTATTTGCTGATGGAGTAGCAGTAAGGGAAGTAGGAGCAGAAACTTTTCGTCTCTGTCAAAAATATGTTGATGAAATTATTCTGGTAAATACTGATGATACTTGTGCTGCCATTAAGGATGTCTTTGAGGATACTAGATCGATTTTAGAACCTGCTGGAGCATTAGCGATCGCAGGAGCAAAAGCTTATGTAGAAAGAGAAGGAATTGTCGACAAAACTTTGGTTGCGGTTGCTTGCGGAGCCAATATGAACTTTGATCGCCTTCGTTTTGTGGCAGAAAGAGCAGAATTAGGAGAAAGAAGAGAAGCGATCTTTGCAGTAACTATTCCTGAAGAAAGAGGCAGTTTTCGGAGATTTTGTCAGTGTTTGGGGCAACATAATTTAACCGAATTTAACTATCGCATTGCTGATGCCAAGCAAGCTCATTTTTTTGTCGGAATTCAAATTCAAAACCGTGCTGATGCAGATCTGATTAAGGCAACTTTGGAAAAATCTGACTTTAGTACAATTGATTTAACTGACGATGAATTGACTAAATTACACTTGCGCCACATGGTGGGAGGGCGATCGCCTTTAGCCAAGCATGAATTACTTTATCAGTTTGAGTTTCCCGAACGTCCAGGCGCATTGATTCGATTTCTCAATTCTATGAATCCTAATTGGAATATTAGTTTGTTTCACTATCGCAACAATGGTGCAGATTACGGCAAGATTGCGATGGGTATTCAAGTTCCTCCTGAAGAAATGTTAGAGTGGCAAGCTTTTTTAGAGACGATTGGTTATCGTTATTGGGATGAGAGTCAAAATCCTGTCTATAAATTATTTTTGGGACAGTAG
- a CDS encoding HesB/IscA family protein, whose product MTQATQNPQTGIQLTDTALKHIKMLREQQGNKELYLRVGVRQGGCSGMSYMMDFEEPNQVRDNDEVFDYEGFKIVCDPKSLLYLYGLVLDYSNAMIGGGFQFTNPNAAQTCGCGKSFGV is encoded by the coding sequence ATGACACAAGCAACTCAAAACCCTCAAACAGGAATTCAATTAACCGATACAGCCCTAAAACACATCAAAATGCTGCGGGAACAACAAGGCAATAAAGAACTTTACTTGCGAGTTGGAGTACGTCAGGGTGGTTGTTCGGGAATGTCTTACATGATGGACTTTGAAGAACCAAATCAAGTTCGCGATAATGATGAAGTATTTGACTACGAAGGCTTTAAAATTGTCTGCGATCCTAAAAGTTTATTGTATCTCTACGGTTTGGTACTTGATTACAGTAACGCGATGATTGGCGGTGGTTTTCAATTTACTAATCCTAATGCAGCACAAACTTGTGGTTGTGGGAAATCCTTTGGCGTATAA
- a CDS encoding HNH endonuclease encodes METLTPSVIVFSKNYLPLNQINLKRAITLLVTGGRYSAVKQPSLLPLVFPSKAEPIDLVTDVIWEIRSPNLIVQVPAYIRLYNAPERAWRVPSVSRKEIFRRDRYQCQYCSNKKDLTIDHIIPRSKGGRNTWDNLVTACTACNSRKGDCTPEQVGMKLKTKPKPPMYPLLTFTDNFWKETGFGLGA; translated from the coding sequence ATGGAAACTTTAACGCCATCGGTAATAGTCTTCTCCAAAAACTATTTACCTTTAAATCAAATTAATTTAAAAAGAGCTATTACATTATTAGTCACTGGTGGCAGGTACTCGGCTGTTAAACAGCCGAGCCTGCTGCCACTGGTGTTCCCCAGTAAAGCTGAACCTATCGATCTGGTAACGGATGTAATTTGGGAAATCCGTTCTCCCAACTTAATTGTGCAAGTACCAGCCTACATTCGTTTATATAATGCACCAGAAAGAGCGTGGCGAGTACCGAGTGTTTCACGAAAAGAAATCTTCCGACGTGATAGATATCAATGCCAATATTGCTCAAATAAGAAAGATTTAACTATAGACCATATTATTCCTCGTTCTAAAGGAGGAAGAAATACTTGGGACAACTTAGTAACAGCTTGCACAGCTTGTAACTCTCGTAAGGGAGATTGCACTCCTGAACAGGTAGGAATGAAGTTGAAAACCAAGCCTAAACCACCGATGTATCCTTTGCTCACTTTTACAGATAATTTCTGGAAAGAAACAGGATTTGGACTAGGTGCATAA
- a CDS encoding alr0857 family protein, translated as MLKLTYTEKGFYLELLTDLLEEWLANRVLLCLRAATSIYVEPSTASFLLPTNSTCIKELKALQQDNDEILELIDSDRDCLEISLQGTWLTSTEDSEEGIFVCQLTPRAELLLSQLWQAANLEASV; from the coding sequence ATGTTAAAACTTACATATACAGAAAAAGGCTTCTATTTAGAATTATTAACTGATTTATTAGAAGAATGGCTGGCTAACAGAGTGTTGCTTTGTCTGCGTGCAGCTACTAGCATTTATGTTGAACCTAGTACTGCTTCTTTTTTGTTACCTACCAATTCAACTTGTATCAAGGAGTTAAAAGCATTACAACAAGACAACGACGAAATTCTAGAGTTGATTGATAGCGACCGCGATTGTTTAGAAATCAGTCTGCAAGGAACTTGGTTGACTTCTACTGAAGATAGTGAAGAGGGGATTTTTGTCTGTCAACTTACTCCTCGTGCGGAATTATTACTTTCTCAACTTTGGCAAGCAGCTAATTTAGAAGCTTCGGTGTAA
- the psbZ gene encoding photosystem II reaction center protein PsbZ — protein sequence MTFLFQLVLTLFVLFSFVMVIGVPVAYASPQNWDQSKSLIFLGSGLWVILVVLVAVLNFFVI from the coding sequence ATGACCTTTTTGTTTCAGTTAGTATTAACTCTTTTTGTCTTATTTTCCTTCGTGATGGTGATCGGAGTTCCTGTAGCTTATGCTTCTCCCCAAAATTGGGACCAGTCCAAATCCTTGATTTTTCTAGGTTCTGGTCTTTGGGTGATTTTAGTTGTCTTAGTTGCTGTTTTGAACTTTTTCGTTATATAA
- the ribH gene encoding 6,7-dimethyl-8-ribityllumazine synthase, with amino-acid sequence MAVFEGTFTQDASAWQFAIVIGRFNDLITDKLLSGCQDCLKRHGVDVNPHGSQVDYVWVPGSFEIPMMARQLAISGRYDAIICLGAVIRGQTPHFDYVSAEAAKGVAAASFQTGVPVVFGVLTVDTMQQALERAGVKSNLGWNYALSALEMASLMQQIQGIQPSLNKQSRLTPNSSGSSPALPDVANKNVVDNLQ; translated from the coding sequence ATGGCTGTTTTTGAGGGAACTTTTACACAAGATGCGTCTGCTTGGCAATTTGCGATCGTGATTGGTCGTTTTAATGATTTAATTACCGATAAATTGCTATCTGGTTGTCAAGATTGTCTAAAACGCCACGGAGTTGATGTGAACCCTCACGGTTCTCAAGTTGATTATGTTTGGGTTCCTGGTAGTTTTGAAATCCCGATGATGGCTCGTCAATTGGCTATTTCTGGTCGCTATGACGCGATAATTTGCCTTGGCGCAGTAATTCGCGGACAAACTCCTCATTTTGATTATGTTTCTGCTGAAGCTGCTAAAGGTGTTGCTGCTGCTAGTTTTCAAACGGGTGTGCCTGTTGTCTTTGGTGTTTTAACAGTCGATACGATGCAGCAAGCTTTAGAAAGGGCCGGTGTTAAAAGTAATCTTGGTTGGAATTATGCTTTAAGCGCGTTAGAAATGGCTAGTCTGATGCAGCAAATTCAGGGAATACAACCATCATTAAATAAACAATCTCGTTTAACTCCTAATTCATCGGGGTCTAGTCCTGCTTTACCTGATGTTGCTAATAAGAATGTGGTGGATAATTTGCAGTAA
- the speE gene encoding polyamine aminopropyltransferase has translation MTTSEQFNPAEWVIDHNDRTALSIRIKGDRLFCEQSPYQTVEVFDTCDRGKMLTIDRMVMCTEADEASYHEMLVHVPMLTDFKIKDVLVIGAGDGGTIRELVRYQNIETITMVEIDEVVVRAAKQFLPTISSAFDHPKLKLLIDDGIKFVKEAADHAYDLIIIDSSDPVGPSEGLFTKSFYQDVYRCLRPGGLITVQSESPSFNPKAFVELNQCLKQVFGNDQVHCYLVFIPMYPSGMWSLTYCSKQGAHPLKNFQRDRAITFAQEQNLTYYNADIHQAAFCLPTYIQKMLNEA, from the coding sequence ATGACTACTTCTGAACAATTTAATCCTGCTGAATGGGTAATCGATCACAACGATCGCACTGCATTATCAATTCGGATCAAAGGCGATCGCCTTTTTTGTGAACAATCTCCTTATCAAACTGTAGAAGTCTTTGACACTTGCGACCGCGGTAAAATGCTGACTATCGATCGCATGGTGATGTGTACCGAAGCGGATGAAGCATCCTATCATGAAATGCTAGTTCATGTCCCAATGTTAACCGACTTCAAGATCAAAGATGTGTTGGTAATTGGTGCTGGTGATGGTGGCACAATTCGAGAATTAGTTCGTTATCAAAATATAGAAACAATTACAATGGTAGAAATAGATGAAGTAGTTGTACGCGCTGCTAAACAATTTTTACCTACTATTTCCTCAGCTTTCGATCATCCTAAATTAAAATTACTAATCGATGATGGCATTAAATTTGTTAAAGAAGCTGCTGATCATGCTTACGATTTAATTATTATCGATTCTTCAGATCCTGTTGGGCCTTCAGAAGGACTATTTACTAAATCATTTTATCAAGATGTCTATCGCTGTTTACGTCCTGGTGGTTTAATCACAGTACAAAGTGAATCGCCTTCTTTCAATCCCAAAGCTTTTGTCGAACTCAATCAATGTCTCAAACAAGTTTTTGGTAATGACCAGGTACATTGTTACTTAGTTTTTATTCCCATGTATCCTAGTGGAATGTGGAGTTTAACTTATTGTTCCAAACAAGGCGCGCATCCCCTCAAGAACTTCCAGCGCGATCGCGCTATTACCTTTGCTCAAGAACAAAACCTAACCTATTACAATGCCGATATTCATCAAGCTGCCTTTTGTTTGCCTACCTATATTCAAAAAATGCTGAACGAGGCATAA
- the dnaB gene encoding replicative DNA helicase yields MNDNHLPPTNIEAEEAILGGILLDPKAITIVADILPVEAFSISTHQQIYKAALLLHHKDKQVDLMTVSTWLSDHKLLEKVGGTTKLAQLLNRTVSAVNIDRYSLLVLDKYQRRRLIAAGHEIVDLGYDTAIELETVFDFAESKLFALTTDKKDKFTTEPINDCLADIFNELEQGSLPLFSTGLTDLDSLIGGLTKQDLIIVAARPSMGKSWFACYLANHIAIKEKKPVVFFSAEMSRKQLTKRFLAMHTGIDSQRLMNNVIYEDEMDSLVNGLSNLAELPIEINDTPAEQLTPAKIRSELRKIQSKRGELGLVVLDYIQKLGDRAAGNRAQVIGKYSGACKDIAKQFNVPFVVLAQINRGVESQSNKRPAMASLKDSGDIEQDGDLLLMLYRDEYYKSDTEDNGVMEVIVGKNRNGATGTCKVLFDPSVGAFCDYTS; encoded by the coding sequence ATGAATGATAATCATTTACCTCCCACTAACATTGAAGCTGAAGAAGCTATCTTAGGAGGAATATTACTCGACCCAAAGGCAATTACCATTGTTGCTGATATTCTACCAGTAGAAGCTTTTTCTATTTCTACTCATCAACAGATATACAAAGCAGCACTCTTGTTACATCACAAAGATAAGCAAGTAGATTTGATGACTGTTTCTACTTGGCTATCAGACCATAAATTACTGGAAAAAGTTGGAGGTACAACTAAATTAGCACAACTGTTAAATCGTACTGTATCAGCCGTTAATATTGACCGCTACAGTCTCTTGGTTTTAGATAAGTATCAGCGTCGTCGTTTAATTGCTGCTGGTCATGAAATAGTCGATTTAGGATACGATACAGCAATAGAATTAGAAACAGTCTTTGACTTCGCTGAATCCAAGCTCTTCGCTCTAACTACTGATAAGAAAGATAAGTTTACTACTGAACCAATTAATGACTGTCTAGCTGATATCTTCAATGAATTAGAACAAGGTTCATTACCTCTTTTTTCTACTGGTTTAACCGACTTGGATTCTTTAATTGGTGGTTTAACTAAACAGGATTTAATTATTGTTGCAGCACGTCCGAGTATGGGGAAGTCTTGGTTTGCTTGTTACCTGGCTAATCACATTGCTATTAAAGAGAAAAAGCCAGTAGTCTTCTTTTCTGCTGAAATGTCCAGAAAACAGTTGACTAAGAGATTTCTAGCGATGCACACGGGCATTGACTCTCAAAGATTAATGAACAATGTCATCTATGAAGATGAGATGGATTCTTTAGTTAATGGTTTGAGTAATTTAGCTGAATTACCCATCGAGATTAATGACACTCCAGCCGAACAATTAACCCCTGCTAAAATTCGTTCTGAGTTGAGGAAAATCCAATCGAAAAGAGGAGAACTAGGATTAGTTGTACTGGACTACATTCAGAAACTAGGAGACAGAGCAGCAGGGAATAGAGCGCAAGTTATCGGCAAATATAGTGGGGCTTGTAAGGATATTGCCAAACAGTTTAACGTACCATTTGTTGTCTTAGCTCAAATTAACCGAGGTGTTGAATCTCAAAGTAATAAGCGTCCTGCTATGGCTTCCTTGAAAGACAGTGGAGATATTGAACAAGACGGCGATCTTCTTTTAATGCTTTATCGAGATGAATATTACAAGTCGGACACTGAGGATAATGGAGTGATGGAAGTAATTGTAGGGAAGAATCGCAATGGTGCTACTGGGACTTGTAAGGTTTTATTCGACCCATCAGTCGGAGCTTTTTGTGACTATACAAGCTAG
- a CDS encoding DUF6262 family protein, which yields MSRPSNNSKGNPELLVKAAAAKKKDAEERLEKAIQQVLDSGETITFNAIAEAAGLSVSYLYKYPEIKNRLAELRNQQKAAIGGIVNKTPQFQPATDKSKAVIISKLRQENRRLRNENEDLKKHIEIAQGKVIELRQVEAENNRLKARIKELEQSLTNAKVTPINQKKQSDISSNILTQLQVVGVKLNPTLTKTIHTASDEIVLDAIEALKDQLTKQDIPNAGGWLNKAIQEGWTKSETIHQQPNQPEQKIVKAGDKPQKEQVSLTQLKKLSSIFNKDE from the coding sequence ATGTCTCGCCCTAGTAACAACTCTAAAGGCAATCCAGAGCTATTAGTCAAAGCAGCAGCAGCTAAGAAAAAAGATGCAGAAGAAAGACTGGAAAAAGCGATTCAACAAGTCTTAGATTCTGGAGAAACTATTACTTTTAACGCCATAGCAGAAGCAGCAGGATTATCTGTTAGCTACCTCTATAAATATCCTGAGATTAAAAATCGTCTTGCCGAACTACGCAACCAACAAAAAGCAGCTATTGGAGGAATAGTAAATAAAACTCCTCAGTTTCAACCAGCTACAGACAAGTCTAAAGCGGTAATTATTAGTAAATTACGACAAGAAAATCGTCGGTTACGTAATGAAAACGAAGACTTGAAAAAACATATTGAAATAGCTCAAGGTAAAGTTATCGAACTGCGTCAAGTAGAAGCAGAAAATAATCGCCTAAAGGCAAGAATAAAAGAGTTAGAACAATCTTTAACTAATGCCAAAGTCACGCCAATTAATCAGAAAAAACAGAGTGATATTAGCTCCAATATTCTGACTCAATTACAAGTGGTAGGAGTTAAGTTAAATCCTACCCTGACTAAGACTATTCATACAGCTTCAGATGAAATAGTATTAGATGCGATTGAAGCTTTAAAAGACCAACTTACTAAACAAGATATTCCTAATGCTGGTGGTTGGTTGAATAAGGCAATTCAAGAAGGTTGGACTAAATCTGAAACTATTCATCAACAACCAAATCAACCCGAACAAAAGATAGTTAAGGCTGGCGACAAACCACAAAAAGAACAAGTTAGTTTGACTCAACTTAAGAAACTAAGCAGTATTTTTAACAAAGATGAATGA